The Mycolicibacterium boenickei genome has a segment encoding these proteins:
- the trmB gene encoding tRNA (guanosine(46)-N7)-methyltransferase TrmB produces MRDHGRMHPSRSDVGGPAPADEAADVPPAQPHRFPRVTSFRTRRSTLSPAQQQTWDRLWPELGIQARDEDSTPVVDLDTAAWFGRSAPLILEIGSGTGTSTLAMAQAEPDLDVIAVEVYRKGLAQLLSAIDRSAQTESPVTNIRLVRGDGVDVLEHMFGPGTLTGVRVFFPDPWPKARHHKRRLLQPATVALIADRLRPGGILHAATDHTGYAEHIAEVGDAEPLLRRVELGADLPISVERPVTKYERKALAGPDVTELVWEKRP; encoded by the coding sequence ATAAGAGACCATGGACGGATGCACCCGTCCAGGTCCGATGTCGGTGGGCCGGCGCCGGCAGATGAAGCGGCCGACGTGCCGCCCGCCCAGCCGCACCGTTTTCCCCGGGTGACCAGCTTCCGTACCCGGCGGTCGACGCTGTCGCCGGCCCAGCAACAGACCTGGGACCGGCTGTGGCCCGAGCTGGGTATTCAGGCCCGTGACGAGGATTCGACACCTGTCGTCGACCTCGACACCGCGGCGTGGTTCGGGCGCTCCGCGCCCCTGATCCTGGAGATCGGGTCGGGCACCGGCACCTCCACCCTGGCCATGGCCCAGGCCGAGCCCGATCTCGACGTGATCGCCGTCGAGGTCTACCGCAAAGGCCTCGCCCAACTGCTCAGCGCGATCGACCGGAGCGCACAGACCGAATCCCCCGTCACCAATATCCGCCTGGTGCGCGGGGACGGCGTGGACGTGCTGGAGCACATGTTCGGCCCCGGGACCCTGACCGGCGTGCGGGTGTTCTTCCCGGACCCCTGGCCCAAGGCCCGTCACCACAAACGTCGCCTGCTGCAGCCGGCCACGGTGGCGCTGATCGCCGATCGACTGCGGCCCGGCGGAATCCTGCATGCGGCCACCGACCACACCGGCTATGCCGAGCACATCGCCGAGGTCGGCGACGCCGAACCGCTGCTGCGCCGGGTCGAGCTGGGGGCAGATCTTCCGATATCGGTCGAGCGCCCGGTCACCAAGTACGAGCGCAAGGCCCTGGCCGGCCCCGACGTCACCGAGTTGGTCTGGGAGAAACGGCCATGA